TTTCTAAATGGGAGCTGGGAAAAAGTCTTCCGGATTTGGAAAACGTTGTGAGGCTTTCTGAGTACTTCAAGATTAGTGTGGATGTTTTATTAGGACGTAAAAAGCCTGGTTTCTTTAGAGGACTGTTCGATGGAAAAGAAAGAAGGCAAAGTCACATGGATCAAAAGAAAGAAGAAATAAATAGTACGGTTTTCTATAGCGCCTATGCACCAGACATCAAACTGCTATTTTCAGAGGGAAAACGAGTGAATACATTTATAAAAATTGAAGATGATGTTTTTCCTCAAGCCACGTTTTCAAAATTGATGGGGTATGCAAATTGCTTATGCTGTTTTAAGGGGGAGACGGTCTCAATCGATCAGATAGGAAAGTTCAAATTTGCTGTAAATATCCCAGTAGAACATCCAATAGCTA
This genomic stretch from Enterococcus haemoperoxidus ATCC BAA-382 harbors:
- a CDS encoding helix-turn-helix transcriptional regulator, which translates into the protein MTVEIGKQIKKFRQEQQISQQDLADYLNISRQTISKWELGKSLPDLENVVRLSEYFKISVDVLLGRKKPGFFRGLFDGKERRQSHMDQKKEEINSTVFYSAYAPDIKLLFSEGKRVNTFIKIEDDVFPQATFSKLMGYANCLCCFKGETVSIDQIGKFKFAVNIPVEHPIATFSLHDIVEINLQFGKYFRNVGGNYVTLIDIITKEQSYYLWGESLKVAHAFWHHDIFSSVQINIDKAFQKALNLENEDEAVEAIRDQAENIPLFYGKVNG